The DNA region TTCCCAAACCATTTCGTCGAGTCAAAAGACAAGTTCGGTGTCGCCTCGGCTGCAGTTGTTGCTGTCTCGCCTTATGACCCTTCGTTGGTGCTGAGATCGCTTGATCACAACCGTCAGACACCTGCAGCGAGGAAGGTGAAGAAGGAGACTCCGTATCAAGCCATTGTTGCTGCTAGGGACTCGCTGAGACAACGAGAGGAAGTAGTGAGAGTGGAGATGAGGAAGTTGGATGATGAAGTGAATGATTTGAAGAGGAAGAACGGTGAAGAGCAGGTTAGTATTCAGGAGCTTGAGAGCGAGCTTGTTAAGCGGAGGAGAAGAGCTGAGAAGTGCAGGAGAGTGGCGGAAGCTCAGTGCTCTTATAGGAACACGCTCGAGAAGATGATCCGTGATGCTATGCACCAGTAAGAGAGATTCTTGATCTTCTGTATATGTTTTTAGCTTCAGTGTtctttaacttttgttttttttttgtaggagtGTTGTGTATAAGGAGCAGGTGAGGTTGAACCAGGCGGCCAGTGGGGCACTGATGGCGAGATTAGAGGCGCAGAAGGCGATTTGTGATGGTTCAGAGAAGGAGCTTCACAAGAAGTTTAAAGAAAGGGAGGAGCTGGAGAGTCGAGTGAGGCCTGAAGTGGAGAAAGCAAGGAAAAGAACAAGACTCTTGATGAAGGATGAAGATGACTTGTTGTTGCTGGAGGATAGAGATAAGAAGCTGTCTTTGTATCTTCCTGGTACAAGTCAAGATACGTCAATACAAAAGGAGTTGAGAGTATACCTTGAAGAAGAACATTCCGAGGCTAAAACTCAGAAGCATCATGGGGAAATAAAGGAagtggaagaggaggaggagaagaatcAAGAGGTGTCTGAGAGATCTCTTGTTAAGTTAGAAGAAGGGAAGAGAAGCAGCAGAAGCTTTAGAGCATTACCTGTATTCAAGGAACCAGAGAGTGAGGAGGAAGATGAGGAAAgcaggagagagagagggaaaggGAACGTTGAGAAGTGGCTCCATGTTTTACTGGAAAACAACAGTAAAGCTGAAAGAAGCAAAGAGATTGATGAGATGATAGAGAAACTAGACCACAAGTTCCCTCTACTTGAAAAGGttaacgaagaagaagaagaagaagaagaagatgtggcTGCTGAGGAGGCCAAGAAGGTGGTGGAAACAAGAGGTGAAAGCAGCAGCTCACGTAGAAGCAGAACGAGTTTTGATTTGAAGAACACACCGGAGAAGAGCGGGAGAGATAAAGTGGTGAAGAGATCAGAGAGTGCTAGAGTTTTCAGAAGGATTCCATCATCACCTTCACTCTTCTTTGGTAGAATGAAAAAGGGAAATGACCTCGTCAGGAAGAAGCCAGTGGTGGTTTCAGGTCAGGACGATGAGA from Raphanus sativus cultivar WK10039 unplaced genomic scaffold, ASM80110v3 Scaffold0984, whole genome shotgun sequence includes:
- the LOC108812822 gene encoding uncharacterized protein LOC108812822, whose amino-acid sequence is MLGDYDITEEDMVIDEAQGYPLAYAKICRDFNTYPYRNGPPFTFTPYILQQNEMSRCREADQMFPVIDPKARPTTKPKIFLSLLWKQLNHLGNAGFDPAVIRIDPYGNVVYFHADSASPLAWSFDHWFPCSRGGLTVASNLRIVQWQARKNKKDKLEFLVPWWDLQVGISVSQFLSIFSSSASSSDFKKRAFAFLFKEGETEELNGSQTVDSHRFPNHFVESKDKFGVASAAVVAVSPYDPSLVLRSLDHNRQTPAARKVKKETPYQAIVAARDSLRQREEVVRVEMRKLDDEVNDLKRKNGEEQVSIQELESELVKRRRRAEKCRRVAEAQCSYRNTLEKMIRDAMHQSVVYKEQVRLNQAASGALMARLEAQKAICDGSEKELHKKFKEREELESRVRPEVEKARKRTRLLMKDEDDLLLLEDRDKKLSLYLPGTSQDTSIQKELRVYLEEEHSEAKTQKHHGEIKEVEEEEEKNQEVSERSLVKLEEGKRSSRSFRALPVFKEPESEEEDEESRRERGKGNVEKWLHVLLENNSKAERSKEIDEMIEKLDHKFPLLEKVNEEEEEEEEDVAAEEAKKVVETRGESSSSRRSRTSFDLKNTPEKSGRDKVVKRSESARVFRRIPSSPSLFFGRMKKGNDLVRKKPVVVSGQDDENEYLVKNNFIKSSFQTIKRAVKF